The Pygocentrus nattereri isolate fPygNat1 chromosome 4, fPygNat1.pri, whole genome shotgun sequence genome includes a window with the following:
- the LOC119263173 gene encoding CMRF35-like molecule 6 — MLLTFYLLFTGLHVSQGCNLVNREQVLDNTAHRGGSVLLPCYCPDLQTTPEEFSWKKDNTKTDRREEISSGSGQYRDRVQLFNGHSPGNLSLLISHLTEEDGGVYWCAIKGAHLIIRLTLKEGPPETTTSTAVVSVHTGRTTSTPYSSKAPNNTGNSMLFFILFPALLLLLGLGGVIYWRCRGWSRGQTDGKEQVRTNTEQQSQDEVMYATVVHSNTTTTTTTVIDIEEKAEYATIRVK, encoded by the exons ATGTTGCTGACTTTCTATCTTCTCTTCACTGGGCTTCATGTCTCTCAAG gcTGTAATCTGGTGAACAGAGAACAAGTACTGGATAACACAGCTCATAGAGGAGGGTCAGTACTGCTGCCCTGCTACTGCCCTGACCTACAGACCACACCTGAGGAATTCAGCTGGAAGAAagacaacacaaaaacagacagacggGAAGAGATATCCAGTGGGAGTggtcagtacagagacagagttcagctgtttaatggtcactctccaggaaatctctctctactcatatcacacctgactgaagaggatggaggagtttaCTGGTGTGCCATTAAAGGTGCTCATTTAATCATCAGACTGACTTTAAAAG AGGGTCCACCAGAAACTACAACATCTACTGCAGTGGTCAGTGTACACACCGGTCGAACCACTTCAACCCCATACTCATCTAAAGCGCCTAATA ACACAGGCAATTCTATGCTTTTCTTCATCTTATTCCCTGCTCTTCTTCTCCTGCTGGGACTCGGAGGAGTCATCTACTGGAGATGCAGAG GATGGAGCCGAGGGCAGACGGACGGCAAAGAGCAAGTAAGgacaaacacagagcagcaaTCACAG GATGAAGTGATGTACGCTACTGTCGTCCACAGTaacacaaccacaacaacaaccacagTTATTGATATTGAAGAAAAAGCAGAATACGCCACCATCAGAGTAAAGTAG